The genomic stretch CAATTCATTATCCAATTTTTCTTAGTTTACAAGCAAACTGATGatgatttatttttgtaatttctaTGCAACTTCCTATTGTCTTACTGTTAGCTTAATTCTTGAATACAAAGTTCATGGCTTTCCCACCGAaccaagagaaaactgaaatgGTTGGAAATTAATTACTTAAACGGCGTTGCTAACGTAATTATATGAAGATATACCAAACAATGTACACACAAATATTCATTCGCgtagtaattaattatatagtCAGAATTATATTCCAATTTTTAACTTAAGTTATTCCGCCAAATAAAATTGGAGATTGTGGGCATTCCCCCAAAATAAGTTTTTAATTTGGcgcaaaaaataatattttaaggGGCTGAAATGTAAAAATGCAGGTTTCGTCATCATCTATTACTAATTCATTAATACAAACGCGCACAAACCTGTgtgtatataaataaatatacacaTAGTAACAGATCATATTTAACTCAAAAcaatttcccccaaaatcaaAATCCTTCCTCAAAACCCCAGCCTCCGTCgaggtgtatatatatacacacacacacacacagagagagagagagagagagtaattgAAGATGGCAGGGTTGCAGAGATCAGCAGTATCATTCAGGAGACAAGGATCCTCTGGATTCGTATGGGACGATAAATTCCTCTCTGGAGAGCTCAACAAGCTCGCCGACCAACAAAAGGAAGAATACAAAAACAAGAGATCTCAAAACCTCAAATCGGGGGAAAAATCCGCATCCGCCGCCGAGAATTTCGCTGTAAGCGGCGGAATCGCAATCGAGAGGAGCCGATCCAGCGGCGGACGCGCCAACCGCGCGGGGAGAGCTCCGCCGCCGCTCGAGCCGCCGTCCCCTAGGGTTTCCGCCTGCGGACTCTGCGGCGCCTTCGGAAACAGCGGCAAGACGCGCCGCCGGCCGCCCAAGGCTGCCAAGCGCGTGATGTGATTCCGGTGCGGTGGCGGTTAATTTTGCGAACCTATAATCAcgatttctttctttttatctttttattagttttatgtaAAATATGTTGTTATCTTTcgacttttaaaaaaaatcaatgttCAAGTAAATCTATTTTTCCTATAATCGTGTGGTCACGTGATTTTCGTgaaaattttatactccactTGCTTATTACGCAATtaattgtgaaaaaaaaattgggaattATAATATGTAAAAATATTAGTTACCAGTTACCACAAATTTTCGTTATGTGAGGGGAAATCGGATTAATGGATGAAGATTGTCTAAATTCTTTTGTATCACATTGTATTATCGATATTTGCTATATCTGGTTATAATAGTATTTTTTCCAGGGGCAGAATTTGAGTACAAATAAAGAACAAAATATTCATTGCTAATCATTTTAGTGTCCTATGTTGCTTCATTTGGCCCTTAATGATTATCAATG from Salvia splendens isolate huo1 chromosome 4, SspV2, whole genome shotgun sequence encodes the following:
- the LOC121798959 gene encoding uncharacterized protein At1g15400-like, producing MAGLQRSAVSFRRQGSSGFVWDDKFLSGELNKLADQQKEEYKNKRSQNLKSGEKSASAAENFAVSGGIAIERSRSSGGRANRAGRAPPPLEPPSPRVSACGLCGAFGNSGKTRRRPPKAAKRVM